A genomic segment from Streptomyces sp. NBC_01233 encodes:
- a CDS encoding carbon-nitrogen hydrolase family protein, which produces MSEARNPKSVRLAVAQTPVRDDPRDVEALRNSGRQVRALMREASAQGARIVHFPEGAICFPNKLVMSVHGPDAVGPADWDRCQWPVLQSELAAIAKLARELRLWTVIASVHRLTEPNRPHNSLYVISDRGEVVTRYDERLLSKTKVSYMYSPGISPVTFEVDGVRFGCLLGMEIHYPELFAEYEKLDVDCVLFSTTGVSPGAVAAQAQGHAAVNSYWVSFSVPTQHSATAPSGVIAPNGDWFERCPADGSPSVAVVNLDDNSEAAVESVTYARPWRRESRAGVYAGHQVTDLRSEDRTTAF; this is translated from the coding sequence ATGTCGGAAGCAAGGAATCCCAAGAGCGTGCGGCTCGCCGTAGCGCAGACCCCCGTACGCGATGACCCCCGAGACGTTGAAGCGCTGCGCAACAGTGGCCGTCAGGTCCGCGCTCTGATGCGCGAGGCTAGTGCTCAGGGAGCAAGGATCGTGCACTTTCCGGAAGGCGCGATCTGCTTTCCCAACAAGCTTGTCATGTCCGTCCACGGCCCTGACGCGGTCGGCCCGGCGGACTGGGATCGGTGCCAGTGGCCGGTTCTCCAATCGGAGTTGGCTGCGATCGCCAAGTTGGCACGCGAGTTGCGGCTGTGGACAGTGATCGCCTCGGTGCACCGCTTGACGGAGCCGAATCGCCCGCACAACAGCCTCTACGTCATCTCCGATCGCGGCGAGGTCGTCACGCGTTACGACGAGCGCCTGCTGTCGAAGACGAAGGTCTCGTACATGTACTCGCCGGGCATCTCACCGGTGACCTTCGAGGTGGACGGTGTGCGCTTCGGCTGCCTGCTCGGCATGGAGATCCACTACCCAGAGTTGTTCGCCGAATACGAGAAGCTGGATGTCGACTGCGTCCTGTTCTCCACGACCGGCGTCTCACCAGGTGCCGTCGCCGCCCAAGCCCAAGGCCATGCCGCGGTCAACAGCTACTGGGTCAGCTTCTCGGTGCCGACACAGCACAGCGCCACCGCGCCGTCCGGAGTCATCGCCCCCAACGGCGACTGGTTCGAGCGGTGCCCCGCGGACGGTTCGCCATCGGTGGCAGTCGTGAACCTTGACGACAATTCCGAGGCCGCCGTCGAATCAGTGACCTACGCGCGTCCCTGGCGTCGTGAGTCGCGCGCGGGCGTCTACGCAGGACACCAGGTGACCGACCTGCGCAGCGAAGACCGCACTACGGCCTTCTAG
- a CDS encoding HAD family hydrolase translates to MAIASGGARRAVHAGLDTTGLRPLFTDVITGEDAPRGKPGPGLFLLTSARLAVAPARCLVYEDSIEGVQAAKAAGMDVVDVRCFRT, encoded by the coding sequence CTGGCAATCGCCTCGGGCGGCGCACGCCGAGCCGTCCACGCCGGCCTCGACACCACCGGGCTACGCCCGCTGTTCACCGACGTCATCACCGGCGAAGACGCCCCGCGGGGCAAACCGGGCCCCGGGCTGTTCCTCCTCACCTCGGCCCGCCTCGCCGTCGCCCCAGCCCGTTGCCTGGTCTACGAAGACTCGATCGAAGGTGTACAAGCGGCCAAGGCCGCCGGCATGGACGTCGTGGACGTTCGTTGTTTCCGTACATAA
- a CDS encoding class I SAM-dependent methyltransferase, producing MGTFASAAPYYALFRPGYPDALYQHLRTQFGLNGSQHMLDLGCGPGTIALPLAAHVAVVHAVDPEPAMLAEGMRLAHEQGAANIAWRAGDSTMLNRMGLPTIALCTMGKAIHWMDQRKVLADLDHVIAPEGGLAFVSGAALYERPTWLEVIERVGTSHLGPGYRQTYGPATHPADALDQYLSASTFSKFSTTTFEQPLEFTVDDLVGMQFSFSYTSPAVLGARQDAYEKDLRAALAEFEPSGVFREVRHIECTTAIRT from the coding sequence ATGGGCACCTTCGCATCCGCCGCCCCCTACTACGCCCTATTCCGGCCCGGCTACCCGGACGCCCTCTACCAACACTTACGAACGCAGTTCGGCCTCAATGGAAGCCAGCACATGCTCGACCTCGGGTGCGGGCCGGGAACCATCGCGCTGCCCCTGGCTGCGCACGTGGCCGTCGTACACGCCGTGGACCCCGAGCCGGCGATGCTCGCCGAAGGCATGCGGCTCGCCCACGAGCAGGGCGCGGCGAACATCGCCTGGCGGGCCGGGGACTCGACCATGCTGAACCGCATGGGGCTGCCGACGATCGCATTGTGCACCATGGGCAAGGCCATCCACTGGATGGACCAGCGAAAGGTCCTCGCCGATCTCGACCACGTCATCGCCCCTGAAGGCGGGCTCGCGTTCGTCTCCGGGGCTGCTCTGTACGAGCGGCCGACCTGGCTCGAGGTCATCGAGCGAGTCGGTACCAGCCACCTTGGCCCCGGTTACCGGCAGACCTATGGGCCTGCCACACATCCAGCTGACGCCCTCGACCAGTACTTGTCCGCCTCCACCTTCTCCAAGTTCTCCACGACGACCTTCGAGCAGCCCCTGGAATTCACGGTGGACGACCTGGTAGGCATGCAATTCTCCTTCTCCTACACCAGCCCTGCCGTCCTCGGCGCCCGGCAGGACGCGTACGAGAAGGATCTGCGGGCAGCCCTGGCCGAGTTCGAACCGTCCGGGGTCTTCCGCGAGGTCCGGCACATCGAGTGCACCACCGCCATCCGGACGTGA